CCCCAACCCGGTCGGGTGGTCCAGCTGGTATCAATATTTCACCAACCTGACCGGCGCCGACGTGGACAAGAACCTCCGCTTGGCGGGCCAGGGGTTCCCCTTTGAAGTCTTCCAGATCGACGACGGCTATGAGGCCGACATAGGCGATTGGCGGACCGTCAAGCCCGGATTTCCCAACCCGGCGGACCTGGCTCGCCGTATTCGCGAGCGAGGTTTCATGGCCGGGATCTGGACCGCGCCGTTCAGCGCTTCGGAGACTTCGGAGATTTTCGGCCGGCACCCGGACTGGTTCGTCTCGGAGGACGGACGGCCCAAGCCCTGTTATAGGAATTGGAAAAAAACCATTTACGCCCTGGATACCACCCACCCTGACGTCCAGGCCTGGCTGTTCGAGACGTTCGAGGCCTTTAAAAGGATGGGGTATACCTATTTCAAGATCGACTTTCTCTTCGCCGCAGCCATGGCGGGAGAGCGACGCGAAGCGGCGACTCCCATGCAAGCCTATCGGCGGGGGATGGACGTCATCAACAAGGCGGCGGCCGGCGGCTTCGTCCTGGCCTGCGGCGCGCCGCTTCTGCCCTCGCTCGGATTCTGCCGGGGCATGCGCGTCGGCGAGGATACGGCCCCGTTCTGGAATCCGCGGATGTCGGGCCTGCAGGGGCCCAACGCCTACATCGCCCTGAAAAACCCGATTTTGCGTTGGTTTATGCACCGGCGTTGGTGGCTCAACGACCCCGACTGCCTGCTGCTGCGCGAGATGGACATCGATCTGACCTTCGACGAGAAGGCCCTCTACGCCCGCGCCGCGGGGCTCCTGGACGCCATGCTCATCGACAGCGACGATCTGGAGCTTGTCGATGCCCGCGGCCGGGCCCTGCTGGCCGAGGCCGTATCACTGAAAGGCGGCCGGCCCCGCGTTCGCGGCGTGCTGGACGACGATTTCTACCTGATCGAATCGATAGGCGGCCCGGCAGGAGATAAGCGCTTCGCTGCCAACCTGTCGGAGCGGATGCGGGTGATGGATGGGCGCGAGGTGGGCCCCCGCTCGGGCGCTTTTCTTTAGAGTCCGAAGCCGAGCCCGGCCACGGCCCGGAATCCGCCCAGATCGACCCGGTCGTCGAAGGGGTCGACCCAGAGGACGCCGTACTTGATCTCGGCCGAGAGGAAAACCCGCTTCATGATCCGGGCGTTCAGCCCGAGGGCCATGGAGAATGAGATGTCGTTGCCTTTGACGTTGTAAGCGGTCAGAAAAGGGCTGTCGATATGGATCTTGTACATGGAAACGCCGGGGCCGATTTTGAGATAGGGGGTCAGCCGGCCGGTCGGCCATTCCTGCCGGTAGAAAAGCTCGAACCCGGAAACGCTCAATGAAAAGAGGTCTCCGAATAGGCCGACCCGGGCCTCGCGTTTGTAGGCGGCTTCATAGGACAGGCCGACGCTACCGGTAGGGGAGACGCGGAAGGTGATCGTCGGGACGGCCACGACGCCGCTTCCAAACACGCCCCGCAGGTTGGCGTCCTTGAGCGTTCGGACGCCGTAGAGGAGACCGATCTCTCCCCGGAAGCCCCAGGCGGATGCCGCCAGGACGAAGAGGAGCAGGCCGGCCGGGATGGTTTTCTTCATCGGCCGGGATGTCAGATCGAGAATTCGGCGGGGTCGCTCTCGCGGCCGTCCGCCAAGACGGCGGTGACGCGGTAGACGAAGGCGTCGTCCTTCTTCACCGCCCGGACGAAAAAGATCAGCTGCGTGGAGATCGTTTCGCCCAACAGGGCGAACGCGGCATCCGTGTCCGCCTGGGCTCGGCGGTAAATCCGGTACTTGGACACGGCCGCCGTGTTCTTGGGGTTGGCCAGCCAAGTCAGCTTGTCGACATACTCCTTGAAAAAGAAGAAGTTGTTGGTCAGCCGCTCGACCTTGAGCTCGGCCGGGGGATAGGCGGCGGGATAGCCCGCATAGGCCTTGAGGCAAAGGCTGGTCCGGGCGTATTTCGTCCCGTCGGCCGCGGTCAGATCGGTCCAAACCGCGCCGTCGGGGCTGATGAAGCCTTCGCCCGGATTGGCGGTGAATGCAGCCGTCATGTCGGCGATCGGATGTTCCAAGGGGATGGGGAACTCGTCGCCGTCTGTCTGAAGCCTGACGACGACGGAGAAGCGCTGATTGAGGAGCAGCGGAAGGGAGGTCGTCAGCGGGATGGTCATGAAACCGGGAGTTGAGAAGGACCCGGTCTGGCGGAGGGCCAGGCTGCCGCTCCTCGGCCGGCCGGGGACGGCATCCTTATAAATCAAAATCTCGTATGTGCCCGCGGCCGTGAAGGCGTAGAAGCCCACGGCGGCCAATGGGTCGGCGGACGAGGCCACGAACTGGGAGGCGAACCAGCCGGCATCCGCATCGAAGCCCAGCCGCGAGGTGCAGCCGTTGGGATCGTAGGCGTACTGGACGGTGTAGCCGGCCTTGGGCTCGGCCGTGAACGCGGCGCTGAAATAGCGGCGGGCCAGGAACGCGTCGTAGTAGGAGACGTAGAAATAACCGCCGCTTCCCCAGGCGGAGCCGAGGCTGTTCTTGCACAGGAAGGCGCCGTTGCCGGGCGCCGGGGGGGAGAACTTCGCTCGATCGAACGAGTCATCCCAGCCGGCGATGGCGACCGCCCTTGTTTCGCCTTCCGTGCCGGTGTTGAGGTAGGCGGCCTGGGGGGCGTTATAAGCGGCGGCGGTGAAGACCATATCCGCCCAGATCGCGCCGTAATCCATGACGGCCTGCTTGAGGCGGTCGTTGTCCAAGGCCGCGGTCCGGGGCGGGAAATAGGCCACGTTCTGGACGTGCTTGACGGCGCTGTCGTCGCGGATCGCCGCCGGCCACGGGTCGTCGGATTCGCGGATGGGGTCGGTCCAGCGGGCCAAGGCGCCGACCACGGCGTCGAGCGAGACGGTGCCGAGAAGCCCGGCCCGGAGGTGTTGCTCGGAGAAATCCCAGACTTCGGAAGGCTTGAGAGAAGACTCCAACGAGGCCAGGGCGGCAAAGACGGTCGATCCGCCGAGCACGCCTTCGTTCCGAACGGGCGTCATCTTGTTCAGGGCCCGCAGGTCATAGTATGCGGGCAAGGCTTCGGCTTGCATAGGGGCGGAAGCCGCCGTCAGGCGGACGGCATCATGCGTCCCGGCGACGATGGCGCCCGGGAGGAGCGAGCCCTGGAGCCGGAGAAGTCGGGCCACATCCGGGTGGAGCGGCGCTTGAATGGGCGGAACG
This Candidatus Aminicenantes bacterium DNA region includes the following protein-coding sequences:
- a CDS encoding alpha-galactosidase, with translation MKLFGKPAVEGVMARQDGGFRLEASVATIAGGFMASGRVRGRGDRIEVFRAPAPRRFLLNNWQSWGPTQALDLGGRLEGVAERMANYSRWVFSPIPAVFAGAVVSDYFIAWEDTLVGFLSSQIAHPYFVVEGDEIAGYLEYFGADQPDWVRLEPLVILRGAPIEDLLEAYALLAGSDADVRVPAPNPVGWSSWYQYFTNLTGADVDKNLRLAGQGFPFEVFQIDDGYEADIGDWRTVKPGFPNPADLARRIRERGFMAGIWTAPFSASETSEIFGRHPDWFVSEDGRPKPCYRNWKKTIYALDTTHPDVQAWLFETFEAFKRMGYTYFKIDFLFAAAMAGERREAATPMQAYRRGMDVINKAAAGGFVLACGAPLLPSLGFCRGMRVGEDTAPFWNPRMSGLQGPNAYIALKNPILRWFMHRRWWLNDPDCLLLREMDIDLTFDEKALYARAAGLLDAMLIDSDDLELVDARGRALLAEAVSLKGGRPRVRGVLDDDFYLIESIGGPAGDKRFAANLSERMRVMDGREVGPRSGAFL
- a CDS encoding lectin like domain-containing protein, translating into MRKCAFLAVILILTAGGISSARPGAQTAPAGVPPIQAPLHPDVARLLRLQGSLLPGAIVAGTHDAVRLTAASAPMQAEALPAYYDLRALNKMTPVRNEGVLGGSTVFAALASLESSLKPSEVWDFSEQHLRAGLLGTVSLDAVVGALARWTDPIRESDDPWPAAIRDDSAVKHVQNVAYFPPRTAALDNDRLKQAVMDYGAIWADMVFTAAAYNAPQAAYLNTGTEGETRAVAIAGWDDSFDRAKFSPPAPGNGAFLCKNSLGSAWGSGGYFYVSYYDAFLARRYFSAAFTAEPKAGYTVQYAYDPNGCTSRLGFDADAGWFASQFVASSADPLAAVGFYAFTAAGTYEILIYKDAVPGRPRSGSLALRQTGSFSTPGFMTIPLTTSLPLLLNQRFSVVVRLQTDGDEFPIPLEHPIADMTAAFTANPGEGFISPDGAVWTDLTAADGTKYARTSLCLKAYAGYPAAYPPAELKVERLTNNFFFFKEYVDKLTWLANPKNTAAVSKYRIYRRAQADTDAAFALLGETISTQLIFFVRAVKKDDAFVYRVTAVLADGRESDPAEFSI